A stretch of Saccharomyces cerevisiae S288C chromosome IV, complete sequence DNA encodes these proteins:
- the RMD5 gene encoding ubiquitin-protein ligase RMD5 (Component of GID Complex that confers ubiquitin ligase (U3) activity; necessary for polyubiquitination and degradation of the gluconeogenic enzyme fructose-1,6-bisphosphatase; forms dimer with Fyv10p that is then recruited to GID Complex by Gid8p; also required for sporulation; conserved protein that has a degenerate RING finger domain) produces MSELLDSFETEFAKFYTDSNLEETNLQKCLDHTHEFKSQLKKLKAHLNKHIQESKPEVYNKLSDKEKQKFKRKRELIIEKLSKSQRQWDHSVKKQIKYVSQQSNRFNKSTLNKLKEFDIDSVYVNKLPKETMENVNEAIGYHILRYSIDNMPLGNKNEAFQYLKDVYGITNKESTEFIEMGQIVHDLKKGDTESCLKWCSNEMESLSSNHTALSSLKFDLYTLSAMQIVKHGNPVELYYQITQNAPLDCFRHREKELMQNVVPLLTKSLIGQPIEDIDSKVNKELKECTSLFIKEYCAAKHIFFDSPLFLIVLSGLISFQFFIKYKTIRELAHVDWTTKDELPFDVKLPDFLTHFHPIFICPVLKEETTTENPPYSLACHHIISKKALDRLSKNGTITFKCPYCPVNTSMSSTKKVRFVML; encoded by the coding sequence ATGTCTGAATTACTAGATAGCTTTGAGACAGAGTTTGCGAAATTTTATACCGACAGCAATCTGGAAGAGACAAACCTTCAAAAATGTCTTGATCATACTCATGAATTCAAGAGTCAAttaaagaagttgaaagCGCACTTAAACAAGCATATTCAGGAATCAAAACCAGAAGTCTATAATAAGCTGAGTGATAAGgagaaacaaaagtttaagagaaaaagagaactaATTATTGAGAAGCTAAGCAAGTCACAGAGGCAATGGGACCATTCAGTaaagaaacaaataaaGTACGTTTCTCAGCAGTCGAATCGCTTCAACAAAAGCACGCTGAacaaattaaaagaatttgatATAGATAGCGTATATGTCAATAAATTACCGAAAGAGACAATGGAAAATGTTAATGAAGCCATCGGTTACCATATTTTGAGGTATAGTATAGACAACATGCCATtaggaaataaaaatgaggCTTTCCAGTATCTAAAAGATGTCTACGGAATTACTAATAAAGAATCTACTGAATTTATTGAGATGGGCCAAATCGTACATGATCTTAAAAAGGGTGACACAGAAAGCTGTCTGAAATGGTGCTCCAATGAAATGGAAAGCTTATCATCTAACCATACGGCTTTATCGTCCCTAAAATTTGATTTATACACTTTGTCAGCAATGCAGATAGTGAAGCATGGAAATCCGGTAGAGTTGTACTACCAAATAACACAGAACGCACCCCTGGATTGCTTTAGACATAGGGAGAAGGAATTAATGCAAAACGTCGTACCATTATTAACTAAATCGCTAATAGGTCAACCtattgaagatattgatTCTAAAGTAAATAAGGAATTAAAAGAATGCACGTCGTTATttataaaagaatattgtGCTGCAAAacatattttctttgactCTCCCTTGTTTTTGATAGTATTGAGTGGtttaatttctttccaatttttcatcaaatacAAAACCATCAGGGAGTTAGCGCACGTTGACTGGACTACGAAAGATGAGTTGCCATTTGATGTCAAGTTACCAGATTTTCTGACTCATTTCCATCCGATCTTCATCTGTCCCGTCTTAAAGGAGGAAACCACTACAGAAAATCCTCCTTATTCACTGGCATGCCATCACATCATTTCTAAAAAGGCGCTAGACAGATTATCGAAGAACGGAACAATTACTTTCAAGTGCCCATACTGCCCCGTAAATACTTCAATGAGCAGTACAAAAAAGGTTCGTTTTGTTATGCTTTGa
- the CTA1 gene encoding catalase A (Catalase A; breaks down hydrogen peroxide in the peroxisomal matrix formed by acyl-CoA oxidase (Pox1p) during fatty acid beta-oxidation), which yields MSKLGQEKNEVNYSDVREDRVVTNSTGNPINEPFVTQRIGEHGPLLLQDYNLIDSLAHFNRENIPQRNPHAHGSGAFGYFEVTDDITDICGSAMFSKIGKRTKCLTRFSTVGGDKGSADTVRDPRGFATKFYTEEGNLDWVYNNTPVFFIRDPSKFPHFIHTQKRNPQTNLRDADMFWDFLTTPENQVAIHQVMILFSDRGTPANYRSMHGYSGHTYKWSNKNGDWHYVQVHIKTDQGIKNLTIEEATKIAGSNPDYCQQDLFEAIQNGNYPSWTVYIQTMTERDAKKLPFSVFDLTKVWPQGQFPLRRVGKIVLNENPLNFFAQVEQAAFAPSTTVPYQEASADPVLQARLFSYADAHRYRLGPNFHQIPVNCPYASKFFNPAIRDGPMNVNGNFGSEPTYLANDKSYTYIQQDRPIQQHQEVWNGPAIPYHWATSPGDVDFVQARNLYRVLGKQPGQQKNLAYNIGIHVEGACPQIQQRVYDMFARVDKGLSEAIKKVAEAKHASELSSNSKF from the coding sequence ATGTCGAAATTGggacaagaaaaaaatgaagtaaATTACTCTGATGTAAGAGAGGATAGAGTTGTGACAAACTCCACTGGTAATCCAATCAATGAACCATTTGTCACCCAACGTATTGGGGAACATGGCCCTTTGCTTTTGCAAGATTATAACTTAATTGATTCTTTGGCTCATTTCAACAGGGAAAATATTCCTCAAAGGAATCCACATGCTCATGGTTCTGGTGCCTTCGGCTATTTTGAAGTAACCGATGACATTACTGATATCTGCGGGTCTGCTATGTTTAGTAAAATTGGGAAAAGAACGAAATGTCTAACAAGATTTTCGACTGTGGGTGGTGATAAAGGTAGTGCCGACACGGTTCGTGATCCAAGGGGGTTTGCCACCAAATTCTACACTGAAGAAGGTAATTTAGATTGGGTCTACAATAATACACCGGTATTCTTTATCAGAGACCCTTCCAAGTTCCCTCACTTTATCCACACACAGAAGAGAAACCCACAAACCAACCTAAGGGATGCTGACATGTTTTGGGATTTCCTCACCACTCCTGAAAATCAGGTGGCCATTCATCAAGTAATGATCCTTTTTTCAGACCGTGGTACCCCTGCCAACTACCGTAGTATGCATGGTTATTCTGGTCATACCTATAAATGGTCCAATAAAAACGGAGATTGGCATTATGTGCAAGTTCATATCAAAACCGATCAAGGAATAAAGAATTTGACCATAGAAGAGGCTACCAAAATTGCGGGATCCAATCCAGATTACTGCCAGCAGGATTTATTTGAGGCTATTCAGAATGGAAACTATCCTTCCTGGACAGTTTATATTCAAACAATGACCGAACGCGATGCCAAAAAATTACCATTTTCAGTCTTTGATTTGACTAAAGTATGGCCTCAGGGGCAATTCCCTTTACGGCGTGTGGGTAAGATTGTTTTGAACGAGAATCCACTGAACTTCTTCGCACAGGTGGAACAAGCTGCCTTCGCCCCCAGTACCACGGTTCCTTACCAAGAAGCAAGCGCTGATCCAGTATTACAGGCCCGTTTGTTTTCATATGCGGATGCTCATAGATACAGGCTAGGTCCTAACTTCCATCAAATACCCGTAAACTGTCCATATGCatctaaatttttcaatccCGCTATCAGAGATGGACCGATGAATGTTAACGGCAACTTCGGCTCAGAACCTACATATTTGGCCAACGATAAATCGTACACGTATATCCAACAGGACAGACCCATTCAACAACACCAAGAGGTATGGAATGGGCCAGCTATCCCTTATCATTGGGCAACATCCCCAGGTGATGTAGATTTCGTGCAAGCAAGAAATCTCTACCGCGTTTTGGGTAAACAACCTGGACAGCAAAAGAACTTGGCATATAACATCGGCATTCATGTAGAAGGCGCCTGTCCTCAAATACAGCAGCGCGTTTATGATATGTTTGCTCGTGTTGATAAGGGACTATCTGAGGCAATTAAAAAAGTAGCTGAGGCAAAACATGCTTCTGAGCTTTCGAGTAACtccaaattttga
- the CHL4 gene encoding Chl4p (Outer kinetochore protein required for chromosome stability; involved in new kinetochore assembly and sister chromatid cohesion; forms a stable complex with Iml3p; peripheral component of the Ctf19 kinetochore complex that interacts with Ctf19p, Ctf3p, and Mif2p; required for the spindle assembly checkpoint; orthologous to human centromere constitutive-associated network (CCAN) subunit CENP-N and fission yeast mis15), translating into MSNELRLEDNYVPTSDTLVVFKQLMKLPVTVLYDLTLSWFAKFGGSFDGDIYLLTETLDLLIEKGVRRNVIVNRILYVYWPDGLNVFQLAEIDCHLMISKPEKFKWLPSKALRGDGKPYVVKLQPAKFIENLQTDLAKIYHCHVYMFKHPSLPVLITRIQLFDSNNLFLSTPNIGSINKESLYNKLDKFQGKPLISRRPYYVAFPLNSPIIFHSVDKDIYARLVLQSISRTISERETIIFKPVQKIPVKSIHNIMTLLGPSRFAESMGPWECYASANFERSPLHDYKKHQGLTGKKVMVREFDDSFLNDDENFYGKEEPEIRRLRLEKNMIKFKGSANGVMDQKYNDLKEFNEHVHNIRNGKKNEDSGEPVYISRYSSLVPIEKVGFTLKNEINSRIITIKLKFNGNDIFGGLHELCDKNLINIDKVPGWLAGENGSFSGTIMNGDFQREQVAKGGLL; encoded by the coding sequence ATGTCTAACGAATTACGGCTTGAAGATAACTATGTACCAACTTCCGACACACTAGTAGTTTTCAAACAATTGATGAAGCTGCCGGTAACGGTATTATATGATCTTACGCTATCATGGTTCGCAAAATTCGGTGGGTCATTTGATGGTGACATATATTTATTGACAGAAACATTAGACTTACTGATTGAGAAAGGCGTGAGGCGAAATGTTATAGTAAATAGGATATTATACGTATACTGGCCGGATGGCCTGAATGTTTTCCAATTAGCAGAAATAGATTGCCATTTAATGATAAGTAAACCAGAGAAATTTAAGTGGCTTCCATCAAAAGCTTTACGGGGAGATGGGAAACCTTACGTAGTAAAGCTCCAACCTGCCAAATTTATAGAAAATTTACAAACAGATCTAGCGAAAATTTACCATTGTCATGTTTACATGTTTAAACATCCCTCTTTGCCAGTGTTAATTACCAGAATACAGCTATTTGACAGcaataatttatttttgagtACGCCTAATATAGGGAGTATAAATAAAGAGTCTCTTTACAACAAGTTAGACAAATTCCAAGGGAAACCATTAATATCAAGGAGACCATATTACGTTGCATTCCCGCTAAATTCTCCAATAATTTTCCATTCAGTTGACAAGGATATTTATGCTAGACTAGTTTTGCAGAGCATTAGTCGAACGATATCagaaagagaaacaatCATCTTCAAACCGGTACAGAAAATACCCGTGAAATCAATACATAATATAATGACTTTATTAGGACCTTCGAGATTTGCGGAGTCTATGGGCCCATGGGAATGTTATGCTAGTGCTAACTTTGAACGGTCACCACTACACGACTACAAAAAGCACCAAGGCCTTACTGGTAAAAAGGTAATGGTTAGagaatttgatgattctTTCTTAAATGACGATGAGAATTTTTACggaaaagaagaacctGAAATTAGACGACTAAGGTTAGAGAAAAACATGATCAAATTCAAAGGTTCAGCAAACGGCGTAATGGATCAGAAATATaatgatttgaaagaatttaaCGAACATGTCCACAATATTAGgaatggaaagaaaaatgaagattCTGGTGAGCCAGTGTACATTTCTAGATACAGTTCCTTAGTtcctattgaaaaagttggATTCACTTTAAAAAACGAAATAAACAGTAGAATAATTACcataaaattgaaatttaatGGTAATGATATTTTTGGGGGATTACACGAACTATGCgataaaaatttaataaatattGATAAAGTTCCTGGGTGGTTGGCTGGAGAAAATGGATCGTTCTCAGGAACGATAATGAATGGAGATTTTCAGCGAGAGCAGGTTGCTAAAGGTGGTTTACTGTAG